A stretch of the Salminus brasiliensis chromosome 19, fSalBra1.hap2, whole genome shotgun sequence genome encodes the following:
- the tmed9 gene encoding transmembrane emp24 domain-containing protein 9, translated as MVVFRMQFTLCTVLIFNFCYSLVSALYFHIGETEKKCFIEEIPDETMIIGNYRTQLYDKQKEEYLPATQGLGMFVEVKDPDEKVILSRQYGSEGRFTFTSHTPGEHQICLHSNSSKFSLFAGGMLRVHLDIQVGEHTNNYAEIAAKDKLTELQLRVRQLVEQVDQIQKEQNYQRYREERFRQTSESTNQRVLWWSIVQTLILVAIGFWQMRHLKSFFEAKKLV; from the exons ATGGTGGTGTTCAGGATGCAGTTTACGCTATGCACAGTTTTGATTTTCAACTTTTGCTACAGTCTCGTGTCAGCGCTGTACTTCCACATCGGCGAGACCGAGAAGAAATGCTTCATAGAGGAAATCCCGGATGAAACGATGATCATTG GAAACTATCGAACACAGCTCTATGACAAACAGAAAGAAGAGTACCTGCCTGCCACACAGGGACTTGGAATGTTTGTGGAAGTTAAGGATCCTGATGAGAAG GTGATCCTGTCTCGTCAGTATGGCTCAGAAGGCAGATTCACCTTCACCTCTCACACACCTGGAGAGCACCAGATCTGCTTGCATTCCAACTCCTCCAAATTTTCCCTGTTTGCTGGTGGGATGCTT CGAGTTCACCTGGACATCCAAGTGGGAGAGCACACTAACAACTATGCCGAGATTGCTGCCAAAGACAAACTGACGGAGCTGCAGCTCAGGGTGCGCCAGCTGGTGGAGCAGGTCGATCAGATCCAGAAGGAGCAAAACTATCAGAGA tacCGTGAAGAGCGCTTCAGACAGACCAGCGAAAGCACCAATCAAAGAGTGCTGTGGTGGTCCATTGTTCAGACGCTGATTCTGGTTGCGATCGGCTTCTGGCAGATGAGACATCTCAAGAGCTTCTTTGAGGCCAAAAAATTAGTGTAG